In Halorussus limi, a genomic segment contains:
- a CDS encoding acetyl-CoA carboxylase biotin carboxylase subunit: MFDKVLVANRGEIAVRVMRACEELGIETVAVYSEADKDSGHVRYADEAYNVGPARAADSYLDHEAVVDAAKKADADAIHPGYGFLAENADFAAKVEETEGVKWIGPSADSMEQLGEKTHARKTMREADVPIVPGTTDPVEDPAEVEEFGEEHGYPIAIKAEGGGGGRGMKVVRSAEEAEDQLESAKREGEAYFDNDNVYLERYLENPRHIEVQIIADHHGNVRHLGERDCSLQRRHQKVIEEGPSPALTDELREEIAEAARRGADAAGYYNAGTFEFLVEEDEDREDGELLGPDANFYFLEVNTRIQVEHTVTEELTDIDIVKWQIRVAADEELEFSQDEVELEGHAMEFRINAENAADDFAPATGGKLETYDPPGGIGVRLDDALRQGDELVTDYDSMVAKLIVHGADREECIVRSQRALAEYDIEGIPTIIPFHRLMLQDDAFVAGTHTTKYLDHTLDPERIAEAQEKWGTETESTAGDDEEVVERQFTVEVNGKRFEVDLEERGAAAIPTAGASGGSGGQKPRPAGGDDGGSDAGGGADAEGESVTAEMQGTILDVNVAEGDEVAAGDVVCVLEAMKMENDVVADRGGTVTQVAVGEGDSVDMGDVLVVIE, from the coding sequence ATGTTCGACAAGGTACTCGTCGCGAACCGCGGCGAAATCGCAGTCCGCGTGATGCGTGCCTGCGAGGAGTTGGGTATCGAGACGGTCGCCGTCTACAGCGAGGCCGACAAGGACTCGGGCCACGTCCGGTACGCCGACGAGGCGTACAACGTCGGACCGGCCCGCGCGGCCGACTCCTACCTCGACCACGAGGCGGTCGTGGACGCCGCGAAGAAGGCCGACGCCGACGCCATCCACCCCGGCTACGGCTTCCTCGCGGAGAACGCCGACTTCGCCGCCAAGGTCGAGGAGACCGAGGGCGTGAAGTGGATCGGTCCGAGCGCGGACTCGATGGAGCAACTCGGCGAGAAGACCCACGCCCGCAAGACGATGCGCGAGGCCGACGTGCCCATCGTTCCGGGCACGACCGACCCCGTCGAGGACCCCGCGGAGGTCGAGGAGTTCGGCGAGGAACACGGCTACCCCATCGCCATCAAGGCCGAGGGAGGCGGCGGCGGCCGCGGGATGAAGGTGGTCCGGAGCGCCGAGGAGGCCGAGGACCAACTCGAATCCGCCAAGCGCGAGGGCGAGGCGTACTTCGACAACGACAACGTCTACCTCGAACGCTACCTCGAAAACCCGCGCCACATCGAGGTCCAGATTATCGCCGACCACCACGGTAACGTCCGGCACCTCGGCGAGCGCGACTGCTCGCTCCAGCGTCGCCACCAGAAGGTCATCGAGGAGGGACCGTCCCCGGCGCTGACCGACGAACTCCGCGAGGAAATCGCCGAGGCCGCCCGCCGCGGCGCGGACGCCGCGGGCTACTACAACGCGGGCACCTTCGAGTTCCTCGTGGAGGAAGACGAGGACCGCGAGGACGGCGAGTTGCTCGGTCCGGACGCCAACTTCTACTTCCTCGAAGTCAACACCCGGATTCAGGTCGAACACACCGTCACCGAGGAACTCACCGACATCGACATCGTGAAGTGGCAGATTCGGGTCGCGGCCGACGAGGAACTCGAATTCTCGCAGGACGAGGTCGAACTCGAAGGCCACGCGATGGAGTTCCGCATCAACGCCGAGAACGCGGCCGACGACTTCGCGCCCGCGACCGGCGGCAAACTCGAAACCTACGACCCGCCGGGCGGCATCGGCGTCCGACTCGACGACGCCCTCCGGCAGGGCGACGAACTCGTCACCGACTACGACTCGATGGTCGCCAAACTCATCGTCCACGGGGCCGACCGCGAGGAGTGCATCGTCCGGTCCCAGCGCGCCCTCGCGGAGTACGACATCGAGGGCATCCCGACCATCATCCCGTTCCACCGCCTGATGCTGCAGGACGACGCCTTCGTCGCGGGCACCCACACCACGAAGTACCTCGACCACACGCTCGACCCCGAGCGCATCGCCGAGGCCCAGGAGAAGTGGGGCACCGAGACCGAATCGACCGCGGGCGACGACGAGGAGGTCGTCGAGCGCCAGTTCACGGTCGAGGTCAACGGCAAGCGATTCGAGGTGGACCTCGAAGAGCGCGGCGCGGCGGCGATTCCGACCGCCGGCGCGAGCGGCGGTAGCGGCGGTCAGAAGCCCCGACCCGCGGGCGGCGACGACGGCGGGAGCGACGCCGGCGGCGGGGCCGACGCCGAGGGCGAGAGCGTCACCGCCGAGATGCAGGGCACCATCCTCGACGTGAACGTCGCGGAGGGCGACGAGGTGGCCGCGGGCGACGTGGTCTGCGTGCTGGAGGCGATGAAGATGGAGAACGACGTGGTCGCCGACCGGGGCGGCACCGTCACGCAGGTCGCGGTCGGCGAGGGCGACAGCGTGGACATGGGCGACGTGCTGGTCGTCATCGAGTAA
- a CDS encoding helix-turn-helix domain-containing protein — protein MKYLTLTLRQSRETRHPMQNFIADSSAVDREELLTWNILREEGVEYLLFYVEGDPDPYRTAVAEVESIPEFALVPIDSRSFYAYVQQETRDTDRDFRSVFARRQLLVVPPIEYTGEGHMRFTLIGASDDLRTLLEDLPERIDADVEEVGDYDRRHGTVAAGLTDRQFEAASVAAELGYYEVPREGSLADVAAELDCAESTASNLLRKAEASVMGRVVGE, from the coding sequence GTGAAGTACCTCACGCTCACCCTCCGCCAGTCTCGGGAGACCCGCCACCCGATGCAGAACTTCATCGCCGACTCGTCAGCGGTCGACCGGGAGGAACTCCTGACGTGGAACATCCTCCGCGAGGAGGGCGTCGAGTACCTGCTGTTCTACGTCGAGGGCGACCCCGACCCCTACCGGACGGCCGTCGCCGAGGTGGAGTCGATTCCGGAGTTCGCGCTGGTCCCCATCGACTCGCGGTCGTTCTACGCGTACGTCCAGCAGGAGACCCGGGACACCGACCGCGACTTCCGGTCGGTCTTCGCCCGGCGGCAGTTGCTCGTGGTGCCGCCCATCGAGTACACCGGCGAGGGTCACATGCGGTTCACCCTCATCGGCGCGAGCGACGACCTGCGGACGCTGCTCGAAGACCTGCCCGAACGCATCGACGCCGACGTGGAGGAGGTCGGCGACTACGACCGCAGACACGGCACCGTGGCGGCCGGACTGACCGACCGGCAGTTCGAGGCCGCGTCTGTCGCGGCGGAACTCGGCTACTACGAGGTGCCCCGCGAGGGGTCGCTGGCCGACGTGGCCGCCGAACTCGACTGCGCGGAGAGCACCGCCTCGAACCTGCTCCGGAAGGCCGAGGCGAGCGTGATGGGCCGCGTGGTCGGCGAGTAG
- a CDS encoding cytochrome P450, giving the protein MSHPDSAADAPTDADVDAKADAAGADGDARLPPKLDAPPLVGNTLQFARDPFGFYDRLDERGDAVRYEVARQEFCTVFEPEHVERILVEENEKFVKAEMFQEAAAGFAEQGLLLTEGEVWRDQRVRIQPAFTPEKIRSYTDAMVTYAEQLGDRLADGEVVDVEDAMSELTLKILAKSLFDVDVDDRREVVREAAAALNARGDASGASAFLPDWVPTPKNRRFERAMADFEAMVDDLIAERRRDGSADADDADSPDDLLSILLTAEGPDGTTMDDAVVRDQMVTFLFAGHETTALALTYAWHLLGRNPDKLDRLRAEIDAELGDRRATMADLPALDYTGRVVDEALRLHPPAYVLFREPTEDVQLGPYRVREGTAMTVPVFKIHRDGRFYDAPDEFRPERWDSEARSASNSDRPEYAYFPFGGGPRHCIGMRFALAELKLVLATLAREVAFDPTYDGDPDLSMAATMRPDQPMEMRVRKRD; this is encoded by the coding sequence ATGAGCCACCCGGATTCCGCCGCCGACGCGCCGACGGACGCGGACGTGGATGCGAAGGCCGACGCCGCCGGCGCGGACGGCGACGCCCGACTCCCGCCGAAGTTGGACGCGCCGCCGCTGGTCGGCAACACGCTCCAGTTCGCGCGCGACCCGTTCGGCTTCTACGACCGCCTCGACGAGCGCGGCGACGCGGTCCGGTACGAGGTGGCCCGACAGGAGTTCTGCACGGTCTTCGAACCCGAGCACGTCGAGCGGATTCTGGTCGAGGAAAACGAGAAGTTCGTGAAGGCCGAGATGTTCCAAGAGGCCGCGGCGGGGTTCGCCGAGCAGGGCCTGCTGTTGACCGAGGGCGAGGTCTGGCGCGACCAGCGCGTCCGCATCCAACCCGCGTTCACGCCCGAGAAGATTCGGAGCTACACCGACGCGATGGTGACGTACGCCGAGCAGTTGGGCGACCGACTCGCGGACGGCGAAGTCGTGGACGTCGAGGACGCGATGTCGGAACTGACGCTCAAGATTCTGGCCAAGTCGCTGTTCGACGTCGACGTGGACGACCGCCGCGAGGTGGTCCGAGAGGCCGCCGCCGCGCTCAACGCTCGGGGCGACGCCAGCGGCGCGTCGGCGTTCCTTCCCGACTGGGTTCCGACGCCGAAGAACCGCCGGTTCGAGCGCGCGATGGCAGACTTCGAGGCGATGGTGGACGACCTCATCGCGGAGCGACGGCGAGACGGCAGCGCGGACGCGGACGACGCCGATTCGCCGGACGACCTGCTATCCATCCTGTTGACCGCCGAGGGACCGGACGGGACGACGATGGACGACGCGGTGGTCCGCGACCAGATGGTGACGTTCCTGTTCGCGGGCCACGAGACGACCGCGCTCGCGCTGACCTACGCGTGGCACCTGCTCGGGCGCAACCCCGACAAACTCGACCGACTCCGCGCGGAAATCGACGCCGAACTCGGCGACCGGCGGGCGACGATGGCCGACCTGCCCGCGCTCGACTACACCGGGCGAGTCGTCGACGAGGCCCTGCGACTCCACCCGCCGGCGTACGTCCTCTTCCGGGAACCGACCGAGGACGTGCAGTTGGGTCCCTATCGAGTCCGGGAGGGAACCGCGATGACGGTTCCCGTCTTCAAGATTCACCGCGACGGGCGGTTCTACGACGCGCCCGACGAGTTCCGGCCCGAGCGGTGGGATAGCGAGGCGCGGAGCGCCTCGAACTCCGACCGGCCGGAGTACGCCTACTTCCCGTTCGGCGGCGGCCCGCGCCACTGCATCGGCATGCGCTTCGCCCTCGCCGAACTGAAACTCGTGCTGGCGACGCTGGCCCGCGAAGTCGCCTTCGACCCGACCTACGACGGCGACCCGGACCTTTCGATGGCCGCGACGATGCGGCCCGACCAGCCGATGGAGATGCGGGTTCGCAAGCGGGATTGA
- a CDS encoding helix-turn-helix domain-containing protein encodes MKSLDVTIRLPPEMQLSVPERVAPGDDFEREELLSWHTHEDEGVEYFLSLVVGDIESLREALTAVEAVRWFDLAPVDDDAFYAYVAMDLRPEDEAWRSAMDGRRVVVVPPIVFGPDGAVALTVLGDPEELRQVVADFPEQVAVEVERVGDHNHLAGSLAGRLTARQFEAIGAARDLGYYEVPREAELAEVAAALDCTESTASALLRKAERALVDAALVR; translated from the coding sequence GTGAAGTCCCTCGACGTGACGATTCGACTCCCGCCCGAGATGCAGTTGTCGGTGCCAGAGCGCGTCGCGCCCGGCGACGACTTCGAGCGCGAGGAGTTGCTGTCGTGGCACACTCACGAGGACGAGGGCGTCGAGTACTTCCTCTCGCTGGTGGTCGGCGACATCGAGTCGCTTCGGGAGGCGCTGACCGCCGTCGAGGCAGTCCGGTGGTTCGACCTCGCGCCCGTGGACGACGACGCCTTCTACGCCTACGTTGCGATGGACCTCCGGCCCGAGGACGAGGCGTGGCGCTCGGCGATGGACGGCCGCCGGGTCGTCGTCGTCCCGCCCATCGTGTTCGGGCCGGACGGTGCCGTCGCGCTGACGGTACTCGGCGACCCCGAGGAACTCCGACAAGTCGTCGCGGACTTCCCGGAACAGGTCGCGGTCGAGGTCGAACGCGTCGGCGACCACAACCATCTCGCCGGGTCGCTGGCGGGTCGCCTGACGGCGCGCCAGTTCGAGGCCATCGGGGCGGCCCGCGACCTCGGGTACTACGAGGTGCCCCGCGAGGCGGAACTGGCCGAGGTGGCCGCCGCACTCGACTGCACCGAGAGTACCGCGTCGGCGCTCCTCCGGAAGGCCGAACGGGCGCTCGTGGACGCGGCGCTCGTGCGGTGA
- a CDS encoding cytochrome P450 has product MSELDAGSAEPTDAAETATAAETLPHRSGLPVVGSTVAASRDGVAFTERVASRGDLVSYNAFGTEMVAVFDPEVVETVLVSESDAFEKGEFEMAFGDLVAPDGLAFAEGERWRRQRTALQSAFTPDEIRGYADEMVANAAAMADEWADGETVELGDAFATLTLRILTRALFDLDFDAERGAVVREATEAIGAMMDRFGLLSVLPEWVPTPTERRYDRAMADLDALVEDLMAEREVGNAEGAGDADRERDDLLSLLVAAADAEGTGMDRDAVRDQLVTFLFAGHETTATALTYACWLLAGSPEVRRRLDAELDSVVGDRDPTVADVPNLEYTEQVVKEALRLYPPVYALYREPREATVLGGYRIPEGTTLQLATYTIQRDDRWWDAPDEFRPERWGGEAQGAANSDRPEYAYFPFGGGPRHCIGMRFAATELQLAVATLARRVEFERVTENLDLSMGLTLDPGPVEVRIRKRG; this is encoded by the coding sequence ATGAGCGAACTCGACGCGGGAAGCGCGGAACCGACCGACGCCGCCGAAACCGCGACCGCCGCCGAGACGCTGCCACACCGCTCGGGCCTCCCGGTCGTCGGTTCAACCGTCGCGGCGTCGCGCGACGGCGTCGCCTTCACCGAGAGAGTCGCCTCGCGCGGTGATTTGGTGTCCTACAACGCGTTCGGCACGGAGATGGTCGCAGTCTTCGACCCCGAGGTCGTCGAGACCGTGCTGGTCTCGGAGAGCGACGCCTTCGAGAAAGGCGAGTTCGAGATGGCCTTCGGCGACCTCGTCGCGCCCGACGGACTCGCCTTCGCCGAGGGCGAGCGGTGGCGACGCCAGCGGACCGCCCTCCAGTCGGCGTTCACGCCCGACGAGATTCGGGGGTACGCCGACGAGATGGTGGCGAACGCCGCCGCGATGGCCGACGAGTGGGCCGACGGCGAAACGGTCGAACTAGGCGACGCCTTCGCCACGCTGACGCTTCGCATCCTCACGCGGGCGCTGTTCGACCTCGACTTCGACGCCGAACGCGGTGCAGTCGTCCGCGAGGCGACCGAGGCCATCGGCGCGATGATGGACCGGTTCGGCCTGCTGTCGGTCCTCCCCGAGTGGGTCCCCACGCCGACCGAACGCCGCTACGACCGCGCGATGGCCGACTTGGACGCGCTCGTCGAGGACCTGATGGCAGAACGCGAGGTCGGGAACGCGGAGGGCGCGGGAGACGCCGACAGGGAACGCGACGACCTCCTCTCGCTTCTCGTCGCGGCCGCCGACGCCGAGGGGACCGGGATGGACCGCGACGCGGTCCGCGACCAACTCGTCACCTTCCTGTTCGCGGGCCACGAGACGACCGCGACCGCGCTGACGTACGCCTGCTGGCTCCTCGCCGGCAGTCCGGAAGTCCGTCGGCGACTCGACGCCGAACTCGATTCGGTGGTCGGCGACCGCGACCCGACCGTCGCGGACGTGCCGAACTTAGAGTACACCGAGCAGGTCGTGAAGGAGGCCCTGCGGCTCTACCCGCCCGTCTACGCGCTCTACCGCGAACCGAGAGAGGCGACCGTCCTCGGAGGCTACCGAATCCCGGAGGGCACGACGCTCCAACTCGCCACCTACACCATCCAGCGCGACGACCGCTGGTGGGACGCGCCCGACGAGTTCCGGCCCGAGCGGTGGGGTGGCGAGGCTCAGGGCGCCGCGAACTCCGACCGGCCGGAGTACGCCTACTTCCCGTTCGGCGGCGGTCCGCGCCACTGCATCGGGATGCGGTTCGCCGCGACCGAGTTGCAACTCGCGGTGGCGACGCTGGCGCGACGCGTCGAGTTCGAGCGCGTGACGGAGAATCTGGACCTCTCGATGGGGCTGACGCTGGACCCCGGACCGGTCGAGGTGCGGATTCGAAAGCGAGGGTAG